The following are encoded in a window of Roseimaritima ulvae genomic DNA:
- a CDS encoding DUF1501 domain-containing protein, whose product MAFADLLGKSAAGEATIATADLPHHRPRAKRVIFLFMHGGPSHVDTFDYKPELAKQHGKPLPFDKPRIQFAKTGNLLKSPWKFRQYGQSGAWVSDLFPHVARHVDDLTFIKSMHGSNEAHGGALLKVHTGSDTFVRPSMGSWISYGLGTENQNLPSFITINPTLGHGGVRNFGSAFLPPIHQATRIGQTRAPMKNAKIENLTSFSNTPAELQRRQLAMLRELDQAKAGSGEIDAALSARLESFELAYRMQTETPELMDLSRETAETLALYGINDGPTDNFGRECLLARRFCEAGVRFVQVTHNYWDQHSKLKEKHSELAAEVDLPIAGLLTDLKRRGLLEDTLVIWGAEFGRTPTAQGGNGRDHNPHAFTYWMAGGGVKSGFSYGQSDPFGFYTEDEKVHVHDFHATVLHLLGIDHERLTYRYGGRDFRLTDVEGKVIHPIFA is encoded by the coding sequence ATGGCGTTTGCGGACCTGTTGGGGAAATCCGCAGCGGGCGAAGCCACCATCGCCACCGCCGACCTACCGCACCATCGGCCGCGAGCCAAACGCGTGATCTTTCTGTTCATGCATGGCGGTCCCTCACATGTCGACACCTTCGACTACAAACCGGAACTGGCCAAGCAACACGGCAAGCCGCTGCCGTTTGATAAACCTCGCATCCAGTTTGCCAAGACCGGCAACCTGTTGAAGAGTCCCTGGAAGTTCCGGCAATATGGTCAGTCGGGTGCTTGGGTCAGCGATCTGTTTCCCCACGTCGCACGCCACGTGGACGACCTGACCTTCATTAAGTCGATGCACGGTTCGAACGAGGCGCACGGCGGCGCGTTACTAAAAGTTCACACCGGCTCGGACACCTTCGTGCGTCCCAGCATGGGTTCCTGGATCAGTTATGGCTTGGGCACCGAGAACCAGAACCTGCCCAGCTTCATCACCATCAACCCCACCCTCGGCCACGGCGGCGTGCGCAACTTTGGCTCCGCCTTCCTGCCGCCAATTCATCAAGCCACGCGGATCGGACAAACGCGGGCCCCGATGAAAAACGCGAAGATCGAGAACCTGACCAGCTTCAGCAACACGCCGGCGGAACTGCAACGCAGGCAACTGGCCATGCTCCGCGAGCTGGATCAAGCCAAAGCGGGTTCGGGCGAAATCGATGCCGCCCTGTCCGCTCGCTTGGAATCCTTCGAGTTGGCTTATCGGATGCAAACCGAAACACCGGAGCTGATGGATCTGTCGCGAGAGACGGCCGAAACCCTGGCTCTGTACGGCATCAACGATGGACCCACCGACAACTTTGGCCGCGAGTGCCTGCTGGCACGGCGATTCTGCGAAGCCGGAGTGCGGTTTGTGCAGGTCACGCATAACTATTGGGATCAACACAGCAAGTTAAAAGAAAAGCACAGCGAACTGGCGGCCGAAGTGGACCTGCCGATCGCGGGCTTGCTGACCGACCTGAAACGACGCGGCTTGCTGGAAGACACGCTGGTGATTTGGGGCGCCGAATTCGGCCGCACGCCCACCGCTCAAGGTGGCAACGGACGCGACCACAATCCCCACGCCTTTACCTACTGGATGGCCGGCGGCGGCGTCAAAAGCGGTTTCAGTTATGGGCAAAGCGATCCGTTTGGGTTTTATACCGAAGACGAAAAAGTTCACGTCCACGATTTCCACGCCACGGTGCTGCATCTGTTGGGCATCGACCATGAGCGGCTGACGTATCGCTACGGAGGTCGCGATTTCCGTTTGACCGACGTGGAAGGCAAGGTCATTCATCCGATCTTTGCCTAG
- a CDS encoding BON domain-containing protein, translating into MVDVVEQREEAQTQARALLQNSPIGELRDLRIECDDDYLQISGRVCSFYHKQLAQETVRRVAAGRQVLNAVDVD; encoded by the coding sequence ATGGTTGACGTAGTTGAGCAGCGAGAAGAGGCTCAGACACAGGCCCGAGCCCTACTACAAAACAGTCCGATCGGCGAGCTGCGCGACCTTCGCATCGAATGCGATGACGACTATCTTCAGATCAGCGGTCGCGTGTGCAGCTTCTACCACAAGCAGTTGGCACAAGAAACGGTCCGGCGCGTCGCCGCAGGACGGCAAGTCTTAAACGCCGTCGACGTCGATTAG
- a CDS encoding polysaccharide biosynthesis/export family protein has product MIRTLFASACLLALTGCSSLGISLYPTGHFLTPESEAVLEQAPSPVELPRELNLSVVPVHHLQPGDVLLIEPVQFNDNVRLPADQQVLSDGTIDLGGFGRLQVAGMTLEEAESSIEQRLVAMEAESAQVNVRLLNGVERYYVLGEVQSPGAYPLVGNETVLDGILQAGGLTDLAAPCKILLARPTPPPSCRVVLPICYRQLTQLGDTSTNYQLQPGDRIYVASRSCVEELMFWRANRTCQRCCGCQRACCHPEVVEPGNPVSVVLPVPPSLPNWSQDPELDAAGPLRMQDGLIESVPQQQLPPAEQSPWDGELDFESPLG; this is encoded by the coding sequence ATGATCCGTACACTGTTCGCGTCCGCTTGCCTGCTGGCTTTGACTGGTTGCAGTTCCCTTGGCATTTCGCTGTACCCGACCGGTCATTTCTTGACCCCCGAATCCGAGGCGGTTCTGGAGCAAGCGCCCTCGCCGGTGGAGTTGCCACGCGAGCTGAACCTGTCGGTCGTCCCGGTTCATCACCTGCAGCCCGGCGATGTGCTGCTGATCGAACCGGTGCAGTTCAACGACAATGTGCGTCTGCCCGCCGACCAACAGGTGCTCTCCGACGGCACCATCGACCTGGGCGGGTTCGGGCGTTTGCAGGTCGCCGGGATGACGCTGGAAGAGGCGGAGTCGAGCATCGAGCAGCGTCTGGTGGCGATGGAAGCCGAATCAGCTCAGGTCAACGTGCGGCTACTCAACGGCGTCGAGCGTTATTACGTATTGGGAGAAGTCCAATCGCCGGGGGCGTATCCTCTGGTCGGCAATGAGACCGTGTTGGATGGCATCTTGCAGGCCGGCGGGCTGACCGATCTGGCTGCGCCCTGCAAAATCCTCTTGGCTCGACCGACTCCGCCGCCTTCGTGCCGGGTGGTACTGCCGATCTGTTACCGGCAACTAACCCAGCTGGGCGACACCTCCACGAACTATCAATTGCAACCGGGCGACCGGATCTATGTGGCTTCGCGCAGCTGCGTCGAAGAGCTGATGTTTTGGAGAGCGAATCGCACCTGCCAACGCTGCTGCGGATGTCAAAGGGCCTGCTGCCATCCGGAAGTCGTCGAGCCAGGGAATCCGGTATCGGTGGTCCTGCCGGTGCCGCCAAGCCTGCCCAACTGGTCGCAAGATCCCGAGCTGGATGCGGCCGGGCCGCTGCGAATGCAAGACGGATTAATCGAGTCAGTGCCCCAGCAACAGCTACCGCCCGCGGAGCAAAGTCCATGGGACGGAGAGCTAGACTTCGAATCCCCGCTGGGCTAA